The genomic window CGGGGTCACCTCGGAATCCGCGGGATCGTAGCTCTCCTCGTCGTCGTCATCTGAGGGGGCGTAAGGCCAATTGTCCATCGCTTCCTCCACAAAAGAGTTTGGGAATTGCGTATCGCACGCGTGATTTAGGCTCGCTTAACGCACCAAAAAAAATAATCGTTCAATTTGCGATATGCAAGACGAATTTTGCGAGGCGCGAAAATAGTGGCATCAAAAGTGACGGCTGCCGGTGCGATTGGACGCAGTATGGGTGCGGGCCGGGGGCGCCATGTTGCAGCTGGTGTCACCGGCACGCGGACAAAATCTGCAAAAAAACCGCATTTTTTGCGGTTTTGGTGGCCCTCCCACGAGAAAACACTTGCCTTCACTGGATTTTCTATATATCTTAGCCGCGTTCATTGACACGCGACAAGCCCGCCGCCTGTGCACGGCGCGTTGATGCACCCGCGGTATCATTTGTTATTCACAACCTAATCGAGGAGAGAAGAGCAATATGGCAAGCGCAGGTCCCATGACCAAAGGACAATTGATCAAGCATTTTGCCGAAAAGTTCGATATGACGCGTGCGCAATCCATGGAGTGGTTTCAGGAGCTGGCCCGCCTGGCGGCCAAGGAGGCCAAGCGCGGCTTCACCATCCCCGACATCGGCAAACTGGTGGTGGTCAAGCGCAAGGCACGCATGGGACGCAACCCGCAGACGGGCGAAGCGATCAAGATTCCCGCCAAAACCGTGCTCAAATTTCGCATTGCCAAAGCCGCCAAAGACGCGGCGCTCAAAAACTGAGCGGGCCGCCGAACCTCGTGCCCGGCGATCA from candidate division KSB1 bacterium includes these protein-coding regions:
- a CDS encoding HU family DNA-binding protein, whose protein sequence is MASAGPMTKGQLIKHFAEKFDMTRAQSMEWFQELARLAAKEAKRGFTIPDIGKLVVVKRKARMGRNPQTGEAIKIPAKTVLKFRIAKAAKDAALKN